DNA sequence from the Nitrospinota bacterium genome:
TGATCCGGTCATCTTATACTCTTCTTTGGAGGGCAGTTCTTGAAGGTGAGAATGATGTGAGTGATCAGCTTATAAGTAATACTTGTGAAAACCTTTCAAGGGAATATGATTGCTCTGATATTGAGCTGATTGATGATCAGTTAGAAAAGAAACTTATAGTAATAGACGATATTGCGAAGGTGGCTCATTCGGGGCAAAGCCTTTGCGGAAAAATTATCAAAGGTTCTTCAAAAAATAACCCACAGAAAATAAAAAAATTTGGCGAGAAACTCACTGAGTTAGACCGGGAAATTGAAGTTATGGGAATGAGTAATCCGGAGATTAAACCGTTGACCGACATGTTCAGTAAAAGAAAGGAAAATGTGGACGGTGAAAATATATGTTTATTGGCGATTGCAACACGAAAATGCTATCTGGAATTGTTCGACGAAAGCGAGAAAATGAAATCGATTTTAAAAAGTTGTATGAAAAAATTGTTGAGTTTGCAAGTGGGTTATATTTCACATAACTCCATCAATGTAGCTGTTCCAGGCAGATAAGAAGCCATATCCCCTTTGGCTTTCTCTTTTAAAAATCCGTGAAGAAATTGTAAAGAAGCTCCCCCACCAGTGGACACGAAAAAATTACTGGCAAAGTAGTTCCACAATTGATACGAATCATTTTCAAGGAAATCGATAGATATCTGATTGCGGTTTACTGTTGAAGGGAATTGTTTTTCTATTTGAGCCTTGATCATTTTTTTTAATTCGGTGATGCCAATTTTATTCAGGATCGCGGCAGAATCTCCTCCACCAATAACTACAGAAAGTTCTTCATTTGTCAGGGACATTTGAAACAGCATTTTGGCCAATTCAAGAGAACCCTCAGCATAATAGCTGCAGGCAGGGTGGTCGTAGGCACCTAGTGGGCCGTTCCAAAAAACATTTTGGATGCCTTTGAAGAGTTCTTCGAACTGGTTGATGGTTTTTTCCCCTAAATCCAGTTGGAGTTCTTTAGAAAAATCAGCCACCGATTTGTTCTCAAATGTTGTGCTCTGATAGTCAGTGACAACTTTATAATCTTCGGGGAAAAGTAAAGAAACCTTATTCACTTCTGCAAGTTCTATGATTTCCTCGGCAAGGTTGATTTCATTCAGAAGTTCCTCGTTTTCAGAATCTTTCTGGCTTATTAGTTTTGCCGGTAATGTTTCCTTGTTAAAGGGTTGAAGCAATTCTTTTTGTTGTTGGGCCAATAGGAATGCATTGGCCATTTTCCCCCCTATTAATATTCCTTTTATTCCTGTTAAGACAAATTGTTTCAAAATCTCAATTTTGTCGGATATTTTTGCTCCGCCTGCTACGACCAGTGTCTTTTTAGGTTGAGATAAGATTCTTGAGGCAAACTTCCCGATACGATTTATTTCTTCATAAAGAAGGACGCCTGCAATAACCTGTTTCCCTTTTTG
Encoded proteins:
- a CDS encoding phosphoglycerate kinase, giving the protein MTQLGELKSSDLRGKTIFIRCDFNVPLRSTAKGLYRVADDTRIRRFLDLTFRKIHELTEGDCRIIIGSHLGRPHKTKDHSGWDGIFNIQFVSSHFDTLIRRIYGDTYTIFPPETIDSHMQHSLEIVSHRRLPPGGIKFLPNLRYMLDPKNTDLYRTEFITKLADIADVYINCAFGCSHRITKSIKLLPQLMRQKGKQVIAGVLLYEEINRIGKFASRILSQPKKTLVVAGGAKISDKIEILKQFVLTGIKGILIGGKMANAFLLAQQQKELLQPFNKETLPAKLISQKDSENEELLNEINLAEEIIELAEVNKVSLLFPEDYKVVTDYQSTTFENKSVADFSKELQLDLGEKTINQFEELFKGIQNVFWNGPLGAYDHPACSYYAEGSLELAKMLFQMSLTNEELSVVIGGGDSAAILNKIGITELKKMIKAQIEKQFPSTVNRNQISIDFLENDSYQLWNYFASNFFVSTGGGASLQFLHGFLKEKAKGDMASYLPGTATLMELCEI